The following coding sequences are from one Culex quinquefasciatus strain JHB chromosome 1, VPISU_Cqui_1.0_pri_paternal, whole genome shotgun sequence window:
- the LOC119770109 gene encoding uncharacterized protein LOC119770109 has translation MFKTDHKIILASVRSISYRSKVVHSGTAHKKWDVKLLANEKKRSEFSKSVLKRLEQTQFNTTDTGSFWGQLKEVLTGAAEEAIPPGKMAPMSPITRRAYAKLQGKINRQKRFPDVERCRTETVLARSEFEQAKKEHIWRTWRNFFTNLNCADPYMWLKKTFEFLKSQKRMKGRNLGRCSISQFKWLESLYEAVTEGRDIPLLPESTPPVSFPAPTVGEIRAIIANFRNSTSPGSDMINVELLKKAPDEFVEKLHELIAVVWNSNVPPADFIDTVQVPIPKKPSPKATTDFRKITLCNVVYKVIATHLLYKLDEVTGELPTYQAAFLANRSVEDHIFTSKRITEEYWNHGISLYALALDIRQAFDSVSHAAVIKALQTLGVPNFLVNRVINLALKEKTCLRWMNQRTPKVNKGKGVKQGRPLSPRLFTLVLHWILLKLKQLHPSVNLEHSVGMKPPFILAYADDLMIITSSLKEMDEIMWSHIVGGFHLTSKASVRYLGAYLTATVNRPESVKRRCSQGSRVSKAILPF, from the coding sequence ATGTTTAAAACAGACCACAAGATCATCCTGGCATCCGTCCGCTCCATATCGTACCGCTCCAAAGTGGTACATTCAGGGACAGCCCACAAGAAGTGGGATGTAAAGCTTCTTGCAAACGAAAAAAAGCGATCGGAGTTCTCGAAGTCAGTCCTAAAAAGACTGGAGCAGACACAATTCAACACTACGGACACTGGGTCATTTTGGGGTCAGCTGAAGGAAGTATTAACTGGAGCTGCGGAAGAGGCCATCCCGCCGGGAAAGATGGCGCCGATGTCTCCCATCACACGAAGAGCTTACGCCAAGCTTCAAGGAAAGATTAATCGTCAAAAGCGGTTTCCGGATGTTGAGCGTTGCCGTACAGAGACAGTTTTAGCCAGAAGCGAGTTTGAACAAGCTAAAAAGGAGCACATCTGGAGGACGTGGAGAAATTTCTTCACAAACTTGAACTGTGCAGATCCCTACATGTGGTTGAAGAAAACGTTCGAGTTTCTCAAAAGCCAAAAGAGGATGAAAGGACGTAACTTGGGTAGGTGCTCAATATCGCAGTTCAAATGGTTGGAGTCACTGTACGAAGCGGTGACGGAAGGACGGGACATACCACTGCTGCCCGAAAGTACTCCACCTGTATCGTTTCCAGCACCGACAGTTGGTGAAATACGAGCCATCATCGCCAACTTTCGCAACAGCACAAGCCCAGGATCAGACATGATAAATGTGGAACTTTTAAAGAAAGCGCCGGACGAGTTCGTTGAGAAGTTACATGAACTGATTGCAGTGGTTTGGAATAGTAATGTTCCACCAGCGGATTTCATCGACACGGTCCAAGTTCCGATACCTAAGAAGCCGTCTCCGAAGGCCACCACGGACTTCCGCAAAATCACGCTGTGCAACGTGGTGTATAAGGTGATTGCCACTCATCTGTTGTATAAGTTGGACGAAGTCACGGGTGAGCTGCCGACGTACCAGGCGGCGTTCTTGGCAAACAGGTCAGTCGAGGATCATATCTTTACTTCGAAAAGAATAACGGAGGAATATTGGAATCATGGCATCAGCCTGTATGCACTGGCCTTAGACATCCGACAAGCGTTCGATTCCGTAAGCCATGCCGCAGTGATAAAAGCTCTTCAAACTCTAGGAGTCCCGAATTTCCTCGTAAATCGAGTAATTAACCTTGCATTAAAGGAAAAAACATGTCTGCGTTGGATGAACCAGCGAACACCCAAGGTCAACAAGGGAAAAGGTGTTAAGCAGGGCCGTCCGCTCTCTCCGCGTCTCTTCACCTTGGTCCTGCACTGGATATTGCTTAAACTGAAGCAACTGCATCCGTCAGTGAACCTAGAGCATTCGGTCGGAATGAAGCCCCCCTTTATCCTAGCTTATGCGGACGACCTGATGATCATCACCAGCTCACTCAAGGAAATGGATGAGATTATGTGGAGTCACATTGTGGGAGGCTTCCACCTCACATCTAAGGCGTCGGTCCGGTATCTAGGTGCGTATCTGACGGCAACCGTGAATCGTCCGGAATCGGTCAAGCGACGCTGCTCCCAAGGTTCCAGAGTTAGTAAAGCGATACTTCCATTTTGA